A section of the Sulfitobacter sp. S190 genome encodes:
- a CDS encoding virB8 family protein, with the protein MDEETVIIEEELVYGALRRERLWQRLGLMGLIFGIIGCLAAAAVAILDVDPPPVVVPYDPETGFALPEASIGATTVTENQAIIEAEVFRYVIDREVYNQLDNDVRIRSVLQRSDGAAAASVRQIWTSANPEYPPTLYGPNARLEVEILSINRIGTNRATVRLRKRLTSINGVQTGLFTATLLFEFRPEESRSIDQVWTNPFGFTVVEYAIRSDRLEN; encoded by the coding sequence TTGGACGAAGAAACCGTCATCATCGAAGAGGAGCTCGTCTACGGCGCACTCAGACGGGAACGGCTCTGGCAGCGTCTCGGGCTTATGGGTCTCATCTTCGGCATCATCGGATGTCTGGCCGCAGCCGCTGTCGCGATCCTCGATGTCGATCCACCCCCCGTTGTCGTGCCATACGATCCAGAGACCGGTTTTGCTCTACCCGAAGCTTCCATTGGGGCCACCACCGTCACCGAAAACCAGGCAATCATTGAAGCGGAGGTTTTCCGCTATGTGATCGACCGAGAGGTTTACAACCAACTCGACAATGATGTGCGTATCCGGAGCGTCTTACAGCGCTCCGATGGTGCGGCCGCAGCCTCTGTGCGCCAGATTTGGACTTCGGCCAATCCCGAGTACCCCCCGACGCTTTACGGACCCAATGCCCGGCTCGAGGTCGAAATTCTAAGCATCAACCGGATCGGCACCAACCGCGCGACAGTCCGGCTGCGCAAGCGTTTGACCTCTATCAACGGCGTCCAGACAGGCCTCTTCACTGCGACCTTACTCTTCGAGTTCCGCCCCGAGGAAAGCCGTTCCATCGATCAGGTCTGGACCAATCCCTTCGGCTTCACCGTCGTCGAATACGCCATCCGCTCAGACAGATTGGAGAATTAA
- a CDS encoding TrbG/VirB9 family P-type conjugative transfer protein — protein MNLLSAAIVCLAIIPSLALAEYIPRGGPNDSRVRIATYQEGQVYRLNVSLTHVTTIEFGEGESIRSIIAGDTAGFEIDGVPGGQAFAIKPLARGVHTNVTVYTNRRSYYFNVTEASTPTFYVVQFRYPEDEQQPTNVIAQAAPNYNYGASERLEFTPTRVWDDGTFTYFEFARNAPVPAIFRYANGRERTVNTQAVENGVIRVSGVHGQWVLRLGEDVVCIQAAPPTGVSS, from the coding sequence GTGAATTTGTTGAGTGCTGCGATTGTCTGTCTTGCGATTATACCGTCATTGGCCCTCGCCGAATACATCCCGCGTGGCGGACCCAATGACAGCCGTGTCCGGATCGCCACGTATCAGGAGGGTCAGGTCTACCGGCTGAACGTCTCGCTCACCCATGTGACGACCATCGAGTTTGGCGAAGGTGAAAGCATTCGCTCGATCATCGCTGGCGATACCGCGGGCTTCGAGATCGATGGTGTGCCTGGAGGACAGGCCTTTGCAATCAAACCGCTCGCCCGCGGCGTGCACACCAACGTGACCGTCTACACAAATCGGCGGAGCTATTATTTCAACGTCACAGAGGCCTCGACCCCGACCTTCTATGTGGTCCAGTTCCGCTATCCTGAGGATGAGCAACAGCCCACAAACGTCATCGCCCAGGCCGCGCCGAACTACAATTACGGCGCCAGTGAACGGCTCGAATTTACCCCAACTCGGGTTTGGGATGACGGCACGTTCACGTATTTCGAGTTCGCGCGGAACGCGCCGGTGCCGGCGATATTCCGATACGCCAATGGGCGCGAACGGACAGTGAATACGCAGGCTGTTGAAAATGGGGTCATCCGGGTCTCTGGTGTGCATGGCCAATGGGTGCTGCGGCTTGGTGAGGATGTGGTCTGCATCCAGGCCGCACCGCCCACAGGTGTGTCCTCATGA
- a CDS encoding TrbI/VirB10 family protein, giving the protein MSDSNADLEKRLAALEQSGSRRGSTPKRRSPLLALLVVGLIAAGGVMLYVLSQPEEEVALPTATPDVFQTEGDGFGEIEPFVPPPAPDPEIVLVTPEPAEPNAELLAQLEALQAQIEELRNAPEPVVAEDTAAAEAIDALTEQIAALQAASENAQQQFQDELAARDRELQQLRIDLDLARLEATAPAPTPLGPTEDELLRREQERLRQEEEARRLADLQRRAEEERAFQERRIASPVIAFGGAGGANPGATELTERTFGDVTDFVLNGALPAQVTQAQVIANPSNTVIQGTMIQAVMETALDSSLPGQVRAIISEDVYSYDGTRLLIPRGSRLIGRYRSGLEIAQRRVTIAWDRIILPTDQTIQISSFGGDQLGRSGVTGFVDTRFDERFGSAALISIISAAPSAAAGEVEDETAADILEDVGDDLADATDSVIGEYLSIGPVIYVDQGVRVTVMVDRDLEIF; this is encoded by the coding sequence ATGAGCGATAGCAACGCCGATCTTGAGAAACGCCTCGCCGCCCTTGAACAGAGCGGGTCCAGACGTGGTTCCACCCCGAAGCGGCGCTCTCCGCTTCTCGCGCTGCTCGTTGTTGGCCTGATCGCGGCTGGTGGCGTGATGCTCTACGTCCTGTCTCAGCCCGAAGAAGAGGTTGCACTGCCGACGGCCACGCCCGACGTGTTCCAGACGGAGGGTGACGGCTTCGGCGAAATTGAACCCTTCGTGCCGCCCCCTGCCCCAGACCCTGAGATTGTTCTCGTCACGCCGGAGCCTGCGGAGCCGAACGCCGAACTGCTAGCGCAGCTCGAAGCCCTCCAGGCGCAGATCGAAGAGCTGCGGAATGCGCCTGAGCCCGTCGTTGCAGAAGATACCGCCGCAGCAGAGGCCATCGACGCGCTCACCGAACAGATCGCCGCCCTACAGGCCGCCTCGGAGAACGCGCAACAGCAATTCCAGGACGAGCTCGCGGCCCGGGACCGCGAATTACAGCAATTGCGCATCGACCTCGACCTCGCCCGTCTTGAGGCCACTGCCCCTGCCCCGACCCCCCTTGGTCCAACCGAAGACGAGTTGCTCCGCCGAGAACAGGAACGGCTGCGCCAGGAAGAAGAGGCACGGCGACTTGCCGACCTGCAACGACGGGCGGAGGAGGAACGCGCCTTCCAGGAGCGCCGCATCGCCTCACCCGTGATCGCCTTCGGAGGCGCGGGCGGCGCCAATCCGGGCGCGACCGAACTCACGGAGCGGACCTTCGGGGACGTGACGGATTTTGTGCTGAATGGCGCGCTGCCTGCGCAAGTCACTCAAGCGCAGGTCATCGCCAACCCCTCGAACACCGTGATTCAAGGCACGATGATCCAGGCCGTCATGGAAACGGCCCTCGACTCTTCATTGCCCGGCCAAGTTCGCGCGATCATCTCTGAGGACGTCTACAGCTACGATGGCACGCGACTGCTGATCCCACGCGGCTCACGCCTGATAGGGCGCTATCGCTCCGGGCTGGAGATCGCGCAGCGCCGGGTCACCATCGCCTGGGATCGGATTATCCTTCCAACCGACCAGACCATCCAGATCAGTTCCTTCGGTGGTGATCAGCTTGGCCGGTCCGGCGTCACAGGGTTCGTCGATACGCGGTTCGATGAGCGCTTCGGCTCGGCTGCCCTCATCTCGATCATCTCCGCGGCCCCAAGTGCGGCCGCCGGCGAGGTCGAAGATGAAACTGCCGCCGATATTCTCGAAGACGTCGGCGATGATCTTGCCGACGCGACGGACAGCGTCATCGGCGAATACCTCTCCATCGGCCCGGTCATCTACGTCGACCAGGGTGTCCGCGTCACTGTCATGGTCGATCGCGATCTGGAGATCTTCTGA
- a CDS encoding lytic transglycosylase domain-containing protein gives MAAAQGVPTNDSGLTARDLVETRHRETDLGIQRETLAIEELLTEIEQEQLAVLQRILDAQTSFGGQGLPAMVSTLESGSGDDARSAEAVYGTGNLDPNPGGALMFGDAGENIEQLIIRVAQETHGRPGISRAGLSVVQWRALLQALIWQESRFSIGARSPVGAFGLTQIMPGTASDLGINPEYYDSPYLQVEGGARYLAAQLNSFDGNIINALAAYNAGPGRVIEYGGVPPFAETQHYVQVIPERYNLYLARIGGIEALGTIDPALLANANLSLTGHGAAFYGSNSPAAIRQAALRIQDIVRRIRETEDIQESMVLNTYARAELVRLMAARIRLQAARTQPLTASQLAQASARMAEAEFMDFTLEDLD, from the coding sequence ATGGCGGCCGCTCAGGGCGTTCCTACCAACGACTCTGGTCTGACAGCCCGCGATCTTGTCGAAACCCGCCACCGCGAGACTGATCTTGGCATCCAACGCGAGACGCTGGCCATCGAAGAACTTCTCACTGAAATCGAGCAAGAGCAGCTCGCAGTCCTGCAGCGCATACTCGATGCACAGACGAGTTTCGGCGGACAGGGCTTGCCCGCAATGGTGTCGACGCTCGAGTCCGGCAGCGGCGATGATGCGCGAAGCGCAGAAGCAGTTTATGGCACCGGTAATCTCGATCCCAACCCCGGCGGCGCGTTAATGTTCGGGGATGCGGGAGAGAACATCGAGCAGTTGATCATCCGGGTGGCCCAGGAAACTCATGGCCGGCCCGGGATCAGCCGTGCGGGCCTGTCCGTCGTGCAATGGCGCGCGCTTCTGCAAGCACTCATTTGGCAGGAAAGCCGCTTTTCTATCGGCGCGCGCTCGCCCGTCGGCGCATTCGGCCTCACCCAAATCATGCCGGGCACGGCCTCCGATCTCGGGATCAACCCCGAATACTATGATAGCCCGTATCTGCAGGTCGAAGGTGGCGCGCGCTATCTTGCGGCACAGCTCAACAGCTTCGACGGCAACATCATCAACGCGCTGGCGGCCTATAACGCCGGACCGGGTCGCGTCATCGAATATGGCGGCGTGCCGCCCTTCGCGGAAACCCAGCACTACGTTCAGGTCATCCCGGAACGCTACAATCTCTACCTCGCCCGCATTGGCGGTATCGAGGCCCTCGGCACCATCGACCCGGCGCTATTGGCCAACGCCAATCTCTCCCTGACAGGTCACGGCGCGGCTTTCTACGGCAGCAATTCCCCCGCCGCGATCCGGCAAGCAGCCCTACGCATCCAGGACATCGTGCGACGCATTCGCGAGACCGAGGACATTCAGGAGAGCATGGTGCTCAACACCTATGCCCGCGCCGAACTGGTCCGATTGATGGCCGCACGGATCCGATTGCAAGCCGCACGGACACAGCCGCTAACGGCATCCCAACTCGCCCAAGCCTCCGCTCGCATGGCCGAAGCGGAATTCATGGACTTTACACTGGAGGACCTGGACTGA
- a CDS encoding type IV secretion system protein, with protein MSVVTYFVETSQSYLDSAAETQFGAVAATVGTMLVLGTTLVVILVFINMIYQYRAMDGRTAFWLAAKVGLIGIFATNWVQFNALSAAILNGIDSIAGSLVASVGGGTPGPSGTFAEEFDRLIAELGDYLNAAGSELQWMAGALLDVLGVLLLSILGGLAAFILVASRLMIALLIGIAPVMIFLTLFDVTKDYFARWLSALVSFALYPIVVAGVFATITGVSTALIGELGDPEGASNIGALIPFFMMVLMAKGFIIATPFIVRAISGNIMMPALSGGLGGAYSFSRALGGSQQAYNRYLVGGASGAEYAALRARQMFGVQQMPVRPGMSQVSPPGGTAGSGTGAQMLAQLARLGRLGRR; from the coding sequence ATGAGTGTTGTCACCTACTTCGTCGAAACTTCCCAAAGCTATCTGGACTCCGCCGCGGAAACGCAGTTTGGCGCGGTGGCGGCGACGGTGGGAACTATGCTGGTGCTTGGGACGACCCTGGTCGTGATCCTCGTCTTCATCAACATGATCTACCAGTACCGGGCCATGGATGGCCGAACGGCGTTCTGGCTTGCGGCGAAGGTCGGTCTTATTGGTATATTCGCGACCAACTGGGTTCAGTTCAACGCGCTTTCCGCTGCCATCCTCAATGGGATCGATAGTATTGCAGGATCATTGGTTGCGTCTGTTGGTGGCGGCACGCCCGGACCCTCAGGAACATTTGCTGAAGAGTTCGACCGGCTGATCGCAGAACTTGGCGACTACCTGAACGCGGCCGGGTCGGAACTTCAATGGATGGCGGGCGCGCTGCTGGATGTTCTCGGCGTTTTGCTTCTATCGATCCTTGGTGGGCTGGCTGCCTTCATTCTTGTGGCTTCCCGATTAATGATTGCCCTTTTGATCGGGATCGCACCAGTGATGATCTTCCTGACGCTGTTCGATGTGACCAAGGACTATTTCGCGCGTTGGCTCTCGGCGCTGGTTTCTTTTGCGCTCTATCCCATCGTGGTTGCGGGTGTCTTTGCCACAATCACAGGCGTCTCCACCGCGTTGATCGGAGAGTTGGGCGACCCGGAAGGGGCCTCCAACATCGGGGCCCTCATTCCGTTCTTCATGATGGTCCTCATGGCCAAGGGCTTCATCATTGCCACGCCCTTCATCGTGCGTGCGATCTCCGGCAACATCATGATGCCGGCGCTGTCCGGCGGTCTCGGTGGGGCCTACAGCTTCAGCCGCGCCCTTGGTGGCAGTCAGCAAGCCTACAATCGATACTTGGTCGGCGGTGCGAGCGGCGCGGAATATGCCGCTTTGCGGGCGCGGCAGATGTTCGGGGTCCAGCAGATGCCGGTCAGGCCCGGAATGAGCCAGGTCTCGCCGCCGGGAGGAACCGCGGGGTCTGGCACGGGAGCGCAGATGTTGGCGCAGCTGGCGCGATTGGGAAGATTGGGACGGAGATAA
- a CDS encoding ATPase, T2SS/T4P/T4SS family: protein MTLSYLQASLDKLADASRDDVIEICINPDGSCWGEFQGDHYMQALEQRLSITEVKDLGNQIASSADTTMSKDKPIVSVSITYRDRPIRAQVITPPAVLDGMSISLRFFSSLPLDAIELRYLYGEERKLEERRQEKNRALREVVASGDIYAAVRFCVENKLNMIVSGGTSTGKTVAARKIISYVGDDERIVTIEEAAEILPAQPNVVTLIANRDAKFQTADVLLTATLRMRPDRIILGEVRGKEAMTFLEAINTGHGGSMTTLHAETPQLAVQRLAIAALKTEIPMTYQDMIQYIESSIDVIIQAGREDGARGITEFYLPGTEVDDGVAA, encoded by the coding sequence ATGACCCTGAGCTATCTCCAAGCCTCCCTCGACAAGCTGGCCGATGCGTCCCGCGATGATGTGATCGAGATTTGCATCAATCCCGATGGCTCCTGCTGGGGAGAATTCCAGGGTGATCATTACATGCAAGCATTGGAGCAGCGTCTCAGCATCACCGAAGTCAAAGACCTCGGAAACCAAATCGCATCCAGCGCCGACACGACGATGAGCAAGGACAAACCTATCGTTTCTGTCTCTATAACCTATCGGGATCGACCGATCCGCGCACAGGTCATCACACCGCCCGCCGTGCTCGACGGCATGTCGATCTCGCTGCGGTTCTTCTCAAGCCTGCCGCTTGACGCCATAGAGTTGCGCTACCTCTACGGTGAGGAGCGCAAGCTGGAGGAGCGCCGTCAGGAGAAAAACCGCGCCCTTCGGGAGGTTGTTGCATCGGGCGACATCTACGCTGCAGTCCGCTTTTGCGTCGAGAACAAGCTCAACATGATCGTCTCTGGCGGCACCTCCACTGGCAAAACCGTCGCGGCGCGCAAAATCATTTCTTACGTCGGCGACGATGAGCGGATCGTGACCATCGAAGAGGCGGCTGAAATACTGCCCGCGCAGCCCAATGTGGTCACTCTAATCGCCAATCGGGATGCCAAATTCCAGACCGCCGATGTCCTCCTGACCGCGACCCTGCGCATGCGGCCTGACCGGATCATCCTAGGCGAGGTCCGTGGCAAAGAAGCCATGACTTTCCTCGAGGCGATCAACACCGGCCACGGCGGGTCGATGACCACATTGCATGCCGAAACCCCCCAACTCGCAGTCCAGCGCCTCGCTATCGCCGCGCTTAAGACGGAGATCCCAATGACCTATCAGGACATGATCCAATACATCGAAAGCTCGATCGACGTGATCATCCAGGCCGGTCGCGAGGACGGCGCGCGCGGGATCACCGAGTTCTATCTGCCGGGGACTGAAGTAGATGACGGAGTTGCCGCATGA
- a CDS encoding type IV secretion system protein encodes MRLNPFRTSALPTPILIGALTFLSPALSPAPAHAQGVPVVDTQNITQNIQQLRQMIEDELLQNEQLLQLREQLATLTEQLAELQRTYEALTRLAELPEIIQTEMEEELNGLLDQEFGDILATIRAIRTGDFSGLSGSGASEIETQMDQVLADLGFDDDTLAEMARSGNPGAERIATQATTGALVSAAAQNSYDDAGQSLERVERLVGLIDDMDELKESVDLNTRVTAELAIALVAMWQLEAVQTVGDGTGGVIDAAAIAEEQRFMEFTLPDLRAD; translated from the coding sequence ATGAGATTGAACCCCTTCCGCACGTCGGCGCTGCCCACACCCATACTCATCGGAGCACTCACCTTTCTGAGTCCCGCCCTTTCGCCAGCTCCGGCCCATGCTCAGGGCGTGCCGGTCGTCGACACACAGAACATCACCCAGAACATCCAGCAGCTTCGACAGATGATCGAAGACGAACTTTTACAAAACGAGCAGTTGCTGCAGCTCCGCGAACAATTGGCCACCCTCACGGAACAGCTCGCGGAGTTGCAGCGGACCTATGAGGCGCTCACACGTCTCGCCGAGCTCCCGGAGATCATCCAGACCGAAATGGAAGAGGAATTGAACGGGCTACTGGACCAGGAGTTCGGGGATATTTTGGCCACAATCCGCGCCATCCGAACCGGGGATTTTTCGGGCCTGAGCGGCTCCGGTGCCAGCGAGATTGAAACACAGATGGACCAGGTTCTGGCCGATCTGGGGTTCGACGACGACACGCTCGCGGAGATGGCGCGCAGCGGCAATCCCGGGGCGGAACGGATTGCCACGCAGGCCACGACCGGCGCGCTCGTCTCTGCTGCCGCCCAGAACAGTTATGACGATGCCGGGCAGTCGCTGGAACGCGTCGAACGGCTCGTTGGGCTCATCGACGATATGGATGAGCTCAAGGAAAGCGTCGATCTCAACACCCGCGTCACGGCCGAACTCGCTATCGCGCTCGTCGCCATGTGGCAGCTCGAAGCTGTGCAGACCGTGGGGGATGGCACCGGCGGTGTGATTGATGCGGCCGCTATCGCCGAGGAACAGCGCTTCATGGAGTTCACCCTCCCTGATCTGCGAGCGGACTAA